A genomic region of Chaetodon auriga isolate fChaAug3 chromosome 11, fChaAug3.hap1, whole genome shotgun sequence contains the following coding sequences:
- the zbtb18 gene encoding zinc finger and BTB domain-containing protein 18 isoform X1, whose translation MAVERAQLEVASPSEDDVRAADRLPSTPPPPPPPSLHRLHPSPVLYCESQRQPGRVSALCVCVCVCVCTHTLCMCVFVAADQRQLGGGGGGGGGGGGGRWYLVPPPTSPPLCICPSQFEQRVFFFFACLPLLLLSSSTHSLIQRERARKRKSKKERERERDTQPFPAREPSYSATVELIKLMHTAAGYEDGRMEFPDHSRHLLQCLSEQRHQGFLCDSTVLVGDAQFRAHRAVLASCSMYFHLFYKDQLDKRDVVHLNSDIVTAPAFSLLLEFMYEGKLQFQDLPVEDVLAAASYLHMYDIVKVCKKRLKQKATAEADSTRREEDGGSSCSDKADSLSDGSTGRPATADLLHSDEEEEGKAEGGPLWLRLPSADRPGTPAMATTSPGHGEAEMQGGEGLGEGGKLLSPAGSPTSSTGSLSQRSRCSVSSRGGHRGRRVSNDAADCVLDLSVKPIAGSNHSNHHQSYFSGAATPDSLQSPLAVRVKVERGVASDEEEELGGGDYEMEHSGITKATVPSTNGGLTHHGVGGPLSAQRRLGLEAHLSALREASLASELERDEKPSATADDEDILGGESERAQAEAASMDSSLLPYVSNMLSAQHTQIFMCPLCNKVFPSPHILQLHLSSHFREQEGIRSKPAGDVNVPTCTICSKTFSCMYTLKRHERTHSGEKPYTCTTCGKSFQYSHNLSRHAVVHTREKPHACKWCERRFTQSGDLYRHIRKFHCELVNSLSVKSEPLALPNVRDWAIEDSSQELWK comes from the exons ATGGCTGTAGAAAGAGCACAGCTGGAGGTAGCATCTCCATCTGAGGatgatgtcagagcagctgacaggctgccatccaccccacctcctcctcctcctccatccctccaccgCCTCCACCCCTCCCCAGTCCTTTATTGTGAGTCTCAGCGGCAGCCTGGGAGAGTtagtgctctgtgtgtgtgtgtgtgtgtgtgtgtgtgcacgcacacgctgtgtatgtgtgtgtttgtggctgccgATCAGCGCCagttaggaggaggaggaggaggaggaggaggaggaggaggagggaggtggtaTCTCGTTCCCCCTCCAACATCTCCTCCACTTTGCATCTGTCCCTCGCAGTTTGAAcagcgtgttttttttttttttgcctgcctccctcttcttcttctctcctcttctacCCACTCATTGATtcagagagagcgagcgaggaagagaaagagcaagaaagaaagagagagagagagagatacacaGCCATTCCCAGCCAGAGAGCCCAGCTATTCTGCTACAGTGGAGTTAATCAAGTTGATGCATACTGCTGCAg gttatGAGGACGGCAGGATGGAGTTCCCAgaccacagcagacatttacTCCAGTGTCTGAGCGAGCAGCGGCACCAGGGCTTTCTGTGCGACTCCACGGTGCTGGTGGGCGATGCCCAGTTCCGGGCCCACCGTGCTGTGTTGGCCTCCTGCAGCATGTACTTTCACCTCTTCTACAAGGACCAGCTGGACAAGAGAGACGTGGTGCACCTCAACAGCGACATTGTCACAGCCCCGGCCTTTTCCCTGCTCCTGGAGTTCATGTACGAGGGCAAGCTGCAGTTCCAGGACCTTCCCGTAGAGGATGTGCTGGCAGCAGCCAGCTACTTGCACATGTATGACATTGTCAAGGTGTGTAAGAAACGTTTGAAGCAGAAGGCCACGGCGGAGGCGGACAGCACGCGCAGAGAGGAAGATGGCGGGTCCAGCTGCTCCGACAAGGCTGATAGTCTATCAGATGGTTCTACAGGCCGGCCTGCTACAGCCGACCTGCTGCAcagcgatgaagaggaggaggggaaggccGAGGGGGGACCGCTGTGGCTGAGGCTGCCGTCTGCAGACAGACCAGGGACGCCAGCCATGGCTACGACCAGCCCAGGGCACGGCGAGGCAGAGATGCAGGGTGGGGAAGGGCTGGGGGAGGGAGGTAAGCTGCTCTCCCCGGCTGGCAGCCCCACCAGCTCCACCGGATCCCTCTCACAGAGGTCCCGCTGCTCCGTGAGCTCTCGTGGAGGGCACAGGGGCAGGAGGGTGTCAAACGATGCGGCCGACTGCGTCCTGGATCTGTCAGTCAAGCCGATTGCCGGTAGCAACCACAGTAACCACCACCAGTCCTATTTCAGCGGGGCAGCTACGCCGGACAGCCTCCAAAGCCCATTGGCTGTGAGGGTGAAGGTGGAGAGGGGTGTGGCTtcagacgaggaagaggagctgggaGGTGGGGACTATGAAATGGAGCACAGCGGCATCACCAAGGCGACGGTTCCCAGCACCAACGGGGGCCTGACCCACCACGGGGTCGGGGGGCCTCTGTCGGCCCAGCGGCGGCTCGGCCTGGAAGCGCACCTGTCCGCTCTGCGAGAGGCCTCCCTGGCCTCGGAGCTGGAGCGGGACGAGAAGCCTTCGGCCACGGCAGACGACGAGGACATACTGGGGGGTGAGAGCGAGCGCGCCCAGGCCGAGGCGGCCAGCATGGATAGCTCCCTGCTGCCCTACGTCTCCAACATGCTGTCGGCTCAGCACACCCAGATCTTCATGTGCCCGCTGTGTAACAAGGTTTTCCCCTCCCCGCACATCCTCCAGCTTCACCTCAGCTCCCACTTCAGGGAGCAGGAGGGCATCCGCTCCAAGCCCGCCGGAGACGTCAACGTGCCCACCTGCACCATCTGCAGCAAGACCTTCTCCTGCATGTACACGCTGAAGCGCCACGAGCGGACACACTCCGGTGAGAAACCCTACACCTGCACCACCTGCGGCAAGAGCTTCCAATACTCACACAACCTCAGCCGCCACGCGGTGGTGCACACGCGTGAGAAGCCCCACGCTTGCAAGTGGTGCGAACGGCGCTTCACACAGTCCGGGGACCTCTACCGACACATTCGCAAGTTCCATTGCGAACTGGTCAACTCGCTGTCAGTGAAGAGCGAACCGCTGGCACTGCCCAATGTCAGGGATTGGGCGATTGAGGACAGTTCCCAGGAACTGTGGAAGTAG
- the zbtb18 gene encoding zinc finger and BTB domain-containing protein 18 isoform X2, translating to MYFLRQDKSTWLTGYEDGRMEFPDHSRHLLQCLSEQRHQGFLCDSTVLVGDAQFRAHRAVLASCSMYFHLFYKDQLDKRDVVHLNSDIVTAPAFSLLLEFMYEGKLQFQDLPVEDVLAAASYLHMYDIVKVCKKRLKQKATAEADSTRREEDGGSSCSDKADSLSDGSTGRPATADLLHSDEEEEGKAEGGPLWLRLPSADRPGTPAMATTSPGHGEAEMQGGEGLGEGGKLLSPAGSPTSSTGSLSQRSRCSVSSRGGHRGRRVSNDAADCVLDLSVKPIAGSNHSNHHQSYFSGAATPDSLQSPLAVRVKVERGVASDEEEELGGGDYEMEHSGITKATVPSTNGGLTHHGVGGPLSAQRRLGLEAHLSALREASLASELERDEKPSATADDEDILGGESERAQAEAASMDSSLLPYVSNMLSAQHTQIFMCPLCNKVFPSPHILQLHLSSHFREQEGIRSKPAGDVNVPTCTICSKTFSCMYTLKRHERTHSGEKPYTCTTCGKSFQYSHNLSRHAVVHTREKPHACKWCERRFTQSGDLYRHIRKFHCELVNSLSVKSEPLALPNVRDWAIEDSSQELWK from the exons ATGTATTTTCTCAGGCAGGACAAATCGACTTGGTTAACAG gttatGAGGACGGCAGGATGGAGTTCCCAgaccacagcagacatttacTCCAGTGTCTGAGCGAGCAGCGGCACCAGGGCTTTCTGTGCGACTCCACGGTGCTGGTGGGCGATGCCCAGTTCCGGGCCCACCGTGCTGTGTTGGCCTCCTGCAGCATGTACTTTCACCTCTTCTACAAGGACCAGCTGGACAAGAGAGACGTGGTGCACCTCAACAGCGACATTGTCACAGCCCCGGCCTTTTCCCTGCTCCTGGAGTTCATGTACGAGGGCAAGCTGCAGTTCCAGGACCTTCCCGTAGAGGATGTGCTGGCAGCAGCCAGCTACTTGCACATGTATGACATTGTCAAGGTGTGTAAGAAACGTTTGAAGCAGAAGGCCACGGCGGAGGCGGACAGCACGCGCAGAGAGGAAGATGGCGGGTCCAGCTGCTCCGACAAGGCTGATAGTCTATCAGATGGTTCTACAGGCCGGCCTGCTACAGCCGACCTGCTGCAcagcgatgaagaggaggaggggaaggccGAGGGGGGACCGCTGTGGCTGAGGCTGCCGTCTGCAGACAGACCAGGGACGCCAGCCATGGCTACGACCAGCCCAGGGCACGGCGAGGCAGAGATGCAGGGTGGGGAAGGGCTGGGGGAGGGAGGTAAGCTGCTCTCCCCGGCTGGCAGCCCCACCAGCTCCACCGGATCCCTCTCACAGAGGTCCCGCTGCTCCGTGAGCTCTCGTGGAGGGCACAGGGGCAGGAGGGTGTCAAACGATGCGGCCGACTGCGTCCTGGATCTGTCAGTCAAGCCGATTGCCGGTAGCAACCACAGTAACCACCACCAGTCCTATTTCAGCGGGGCAGCTACGCCGGACAGCCTCCAAAGCCCATTGGCTGTGAGGGTGAAGGTGGAGAGGGGTGTGGCTtcagacgaggaagaggagctgggaGGTGGGGACTATGAAATGGAGCACAGCGGCATCACCAAGGCGACGGTTCCCAGCACCAACGGGGGCCTGACCCACCACGGGGTCGGGGGGCCTCTGTCGGCCCAGCGGCGGCTCGGCCTGGAAGCGCACCTGTCCGCTCTGCGAGAGGCCTCCCTGGCCTCGGAGCTGGAGCGGGACGAGAAGCCTTCGGCCACGGCAGACGACGAGGACATACTGGGGGGTGAGAGCGAGCGCGCCCAGGCCGAGGCGGCCAGCATGGATAGCTCCCTGCTGCCCTACGTCTCCAACATGCTGTCGGCTCAGCACACCCAGATCTTCATGTGCCCGCTGTGTAACAAGGTTTTCCCCTCCCCGCACATCCTCCAGCTTCACCTCAGCTCCCACTTCAGGGAGCAGGAGGGCATCCGCTCCAAGCCCGCCGGAGACGTCAACGTGCCCACCTGCACCATCTGCAGCAAGACCTTCTCCTGCATGTACACGCTGAAGCGCCACGAGCGGACACACTCCGGTGAGAAACCCTACACCTGCACCACCTGCGGCAAGAGCTTCCAATACTCACACAACCTCAGCCGCCACGCGGTGGTGCACACGCGTGAGAAGCCCCACGCTTGCAAGTGGTGCGAACGGCGCTTCACACAGTCCGGGGACCTCTACCGACACATTCGCAAGTTCCATTGCGAACTGGTCAACTCGCTGTCAGTGAAGAGCGAACCGCTGGCACTGCCCAATGTCAGGGATTGGGCGATTGAGGACAGTTCCCAGGAACTGTGGAAGTAG
- the zbtb18 gene encoding zinc finger and BTB domain-containing protein 18 isoform X3: MEFPDHSRHLLQCLSEQRHQGFLCDSTVLVGDAQFRAHRAVLASCSMYFHLFYKDQLDKRDVVHLNSDIVTAPAFSLLLEFMYEGKLQFQDLPVEDVLAAASYLHMYDIVKVCKKRLKQKATAEADSTRREEDGGSSCSDKADSLSDGSTGRPATADLLHSDEEEEGKAEGGPLWLRLPSADRPGTPAMATTSPGHGEAEMQGGEGLGEGGKLLSPAGSPTSSTGSLSQRSRCSVSSRGGHRGRRVSNDAADCVLDLSVKPIAGSNHSNHHQSYFSGAATPDSLQSPLAVRVKVERGVASDEEEELGGGDYEMEHSGITKATVPSTNGGLTHHGVGGPLSAQRRLGLEAHLSALREASLASELERDEKPSATADDEDILGGESERAQAEAASMDSSLLPYVSNMLSAQHTQIFMCPLCNKVFPSPHILQLHLSSHFREQEGIRSKPAGDVNVPTCTICSKTFSCMYTLKRHERTHSGEKPYTCTTCGKSFQYSHNLSRHAVVHTREKPHACKWCERRFTQSGDLYRHIRKFHCELVNSLSVKSEPLALPNVRDWAIEDSSQELWK, from the coding sequence ATGGAGTTCCCAgaccacagcagacatttacTCCAGTGTCTGAGCGAGCAGCGGCACCAGGGCTTTCTGTGCGACTCCACGGTGCTGGTGGGCGATGCCCAGTTCCGGGCCCACCGTGCTGTGTTGGCCTCCTGCAGCATGTACTTTCACCTCTTCTACAAGGACCAGCTGGACAAGAGAGACGTGGTGCACCTCAACAGCGACATTGTCACAGCCCCGGCCTTTTCCCTGCTCCTGGAGTTCATGTACGAGGGCAAGCTGCAGTTCCAGGACCTTCCCGTAGAGGATGTGCTGGCAGCAGCCAGCTACTTGCACATGTATGACATTGTCAAGGTGTGTAAGAAACGTTTGAAGCAGAAGGCCACGGCGGAGGCGGACAGCACGCGCAGAGAGGAAGATGGCGGGTCCAGCTGCTCCGACAAGGCTGATAGTCTATCAGATGGTTCTACAGGCCGGCCTGCTACAGCCGACCTGCTGCAcagcgatgaagaggaggaggggaaggccGAGGGGGGACCGCTGTGGCTGAGGCTGCCGTCTGCAGACAGACCAGGGACGCCAGCCATGGCTACGACCAGCCCAGGGCACGGCGAGGCAGAGATGCAGGGTGGGGAAGGGCTGGGGGAGGGAGGTAAGCTGCTCTCCCCGGCTGGCAGCCCCACCAGCTCCACCGGATCCCTCTCACAGAGGTCCCGCTGCTCCGTGAGCTCTCGTGGAGGGCACAGGGGCAGGAGGGTGTCAAACGATGCGGCCGACTGCGTCCTGGATCTGTCAGTCAAGCCGATTGCCGGTAGCAACCACAGTAACCACCACCAGTCCTATTTCAGCGGGGCAGCTACGCCGGACAGCCTCCAAAGCCCATTGGCTGTGAGGGTGAAGGTGGAGAGGGGTGTGGCTtcagacgaggaagaggagctgggaGGTGGGGACTATGAAATGGAGCACAGCGGCATCACCAAGGCGACGGTTCCCAGCACCAACGGGGGCCTGACCCACCACGGGGTCGGGGGGCCTCTGTCGGCCCAGCGGCGGCTCGGCCTGGAAGCGCACCTGTCCGCTCTGCGAGAGGCCTCCCTGGCCTCGGAGCTGGAGCGGGACGAGAAGCCTTCGGCCACGGCAGACGACGAGGACATACTGGGGGGTGAGAGCGAGCGCGCCCAGGCCGAGGCGGCCAGCATGGATAGCTCCCTGCTGCCCTACGTCTCCAACATGCTGTCGGCTCAGCACACCCAGATCTTCATGTGCCCGCTGTGTAACAAGGTTTTCCCCTCCCCGCACATCCTCCAGCTTCACCTCAGCTCCCACTTCAGGGAGCAGGAGGGCATCCGCTCCAAGCCCGCCGGAGACGTCAACGTGCCCACCTGCACCATCTGCAGCAAGACCTTCTCCTGCATGTACACGCTGAAGCGCCACGAGCGGACACACTCCGGTGAGAAACCCTACACCTGCACCACCTGCGGCAAGAGCTTCCAATACTCACACAACCTCAGCCGCCACGCGGTGGTGCACACGCGTGAGAAGCCCCACGCTTGCAAGTGGTGCGAACGGCGCTTCACACAGTCCGGGGACCTCTACCGACACATTCGCAAGTTCCATTGCGAACTGGTCAACTCGCTGTCAGTGAAGAGCGAACCGCTGGCACTGCCCAATGTCAGGGATTGGGCGATTGAGGACAGTTCCCAGGAACTGTGGAAGTAG